A genomic stretch from Thunnus maccoyii chromosome 19, fThuMac1.1, whole genome shotgun sequence includes:
- the LOC121885664 gene encoding MAM domain-containing protein 2-like — MLPFYLLTFAAIIQAHSQLLPGSCNFESNTCGYTSDADFTSWTLHRDGRYVAVDAVMSNDQDDEIGADTEMQRETTGVLLSPALEQGEWSCLRLVYQITGSGSLEVLQRTEGKSFDRPLWSSQEPSDSWVISSMDLQNNTEPYRVVIEGKPGQTAGSSVAIFEIHISPGYCLECDFEESHLCGYSNQWNANVNWYVGGGGVQLLHNNMPIDHTYNNRTGHFMYVDSIYAKTFKEVAKLVSPLTTVPMSGCLSFQYQRSEERGNLFSVFTRDRLGQYQELWRAGPEIQSDWSGTLGEWIPVQVDLKAPYSVQVVFEVAFNSPRGGRVAVDDISFSSEFCSTDTEPTFDPSIASCDFESGFCQYTQDQVMGSLWRRVSVKPNIFRNGDHTTGAGSFLLAHSQLGPSSGYVSRVIGPTLPGNMKFCLRFYFSLRGFNQTDQALAVYLQQSSGQEKIWTLGEKSRGIWVATDMTFQTSQPAKVVFVSTCRSFWDCGSVALDDIIVSLGDCELAAGLLMSSLPGHCDFEGGMCGYIQDKQNDAADWEWRRGPTPTSYTGPRGDHTTGLGYYLHMEASPMLPGQSVRLLSRPLRGSRGPQCLRFYYHMYGSGTGQLSVHLNKNGEDVLLWQRSGEQSIAWLRATVEYQSDRQHQIVFEATRGSSVRSDIAIDDIILESGPCPEAEIRATVGTSNEIE; from the exons ATGCTTCCATTCTACCTCTTGACTTTTGCTG CCATCATCCAAGCCCACAGCCAGCTGTTGCCAGGCTCTTGCAACTTTGAGTCCAACACCTGCGGATACACGTCAGATGCAGACTTTACAAGCTGGACCCTGCACAGAGATG GCCGTTATGTTGCAGTGGATGCAGTCATGAGCAATGATCAGGATGATGAGATAGGTGCAGACACCGAAATGCAGAGAGAAACCACTGGAGTCCTACTGAGTCCAGCTCTGGAGCAGGGCGAGTGGAGCTGCCTGAGGCTCGTCTACCAGATCACCGGGTCAGGCAGCCTGGAGGTTTTGCAGCGTACAGAGGGAAAGAGCTTTGATAGGCCACTGTGGAGCAGCCAAGAGCCCTCCGACAGCTGGGTCATCTCAAGCATGGACCTGCAGAACAATACTGAGCCTTACAGG GTTGTCATTGAAGGTAAACCTGGACAGACTGCTGGGAGCAGCGTGGCCATATTTGAGATCCACATCAGCCCCGGATACTGCCTGG AGTGTGATTTTGAGgagtctcacctgtgtggataCAGTAACCAGTGGAATGCAAATGTAAACTGGTATGTGGGAGGAGGCGGGGTCCAGCTCCTTCACAACAACATGCCAATTGACCACACATACAACAACAGGACAG GTCACTTCATGTATGTGGACTCAATCTATGCCAAGACTTTCAAAGAAGTGGCCAAACTGGTGTCTCCCCTGACGACGGTGCCGATGTCCGGCTGCCTGAGTTTTCAGTACCAACGCAGCGAGGAGAGAGGCAAcctgttctctgtgttcaccCGGGACCGACTGGGTCAGTACCAGGAGCTGTGGAGGGCTGGACCAGAGATCCAGAGCGACTGGAGCGGGACGCTTGGAGAGTGGATACCTGTGCAGGTGGACCTGAAGGCACCGTACTCTGTACAG GTGGTTTTTGAAGTGGCCTTTAACAGCCCAAGAGGCGGACGTGTTGCAGTCGATGACATTTCCTTTTCTTCAGAGTTCTGCAGCACAGATACTG AGCCGACCTTTGACCCCTCCATCGCTAGCTGCGACTTTGAGTCAGGTTTCTGCCAATACACCCAGGACCAAGTGATGGGGTCGTTGTGGAGAAGAGTGTCTGTAAAGCCCAACATATTTAGGAATGGAGACCACACAACAGGAGCAG GATCTTTCCTGTTGGCTCACTCCCAGCTGGGCCCAAGCTCCGGCTACGTTAGCCGTGTGATTGGTCCAACTCTGCCTGGCAACATGAAGTTCTGCCTGAGATTTTACTTCTCACTGAGGG GTTTCAACCAGACAGACCAGGCTCTCGCTGTTTATCTGCAGCAGAGCAGCGGCCAGGAGAAGATCTGGACTCTGGGGGAGAAGTCCAGAGGAATCTGGGTTGCAACGGACATGACCTTCCAGACATCACAGCCTGCCAAG GTTGTTTTCGTCAGCACCTGCAGGAGCTTCTGGGACTGCGGCTCCGTGGCTCTGGATGACATCATTGTGAGCCTCGGAGACTGTGAGTTGGCAGCAG GACTGTTGATGTCATCTCTCCCGGGACACTGTGACTTTGAAGGAGGCATGTGTGGTTACATACAGGACAAGCAGAACGATGCTGCCGACTGGGAGTGGAGGAGGGGACCCACTCCGACCTCGTACACCGGGCCCAGAGGGGACCACACCACGGGACTTG GATACTACCTGCACATGGAGGCGTCACCCATGCTGCCCGGTCAGAGCGTTCGCCTGCTGTCCCGCCCACTGAGGGGCTCCAGGGGGCCTCAGTGTCTGCGCTTCTACTACCACATGTACGGCTCGGGCACGGGCCAGCTCAGCGTTCACCTCAACAAGAACGGAGAGGATGTGTTGCTGTGGCAACGGAGCGGCGAGCAGAGCATTGCCTGGCTGAGGGCCACAGTAGAGTACCAGAGTGACAGGCAGCACCAG ATTGTGTTTGAGGCGACCAGGGGTTCATCAGTAAGGAGTGACATCGCCATTGATGACATTATTTTGGAGAGTGGACCTTGCCCAG AAGCAGAGATCAGGGCCACAGTGGGAACCTCCAATGAGATCGAgtag